Proteins from a genomic interval of Bacteroidota bacterium:
- a CDS encoding T9SS type A sorting domain-containing protein yields MKKLLLIFFLFVIASEAKQSLAQGTWTQKANFGGTARWYAVGFSIGTKGYIGTGDDGSVPFKKDFWEWDQSTDVWTQKANFGGTARRKAVGFSIGTKGYIGTGDANTGGYQQDFWEWDQSTNVWTQKTNFGGAAREFAVGFSIGTKGYIGTGYDNFFGPHYKDFWEWDQSTDVWTQKADFGGTARYVAVGFSIGTKGYIGTGDTSIYGGGFKKDFWEWDQSTNVWTQKANFAGKVGNNAVAFSIGTKGYIGTGRDTAGIDTQDFWEWDQSANVWTQKTNFGSTAREFAVGFSIGTKGYIGTGGDGNYKNDFWEYNSSCGTTLPSICLITVDSLSQNNIIVWEKQPNQFIDSFIIYREILTNNYQPVGAVAYDSLSMFVDTVRTLYFPNTGDPNAGTYRYKITVKDTCGNYSNMSSYHNTIYMTNNSGTFFWNFYTIEGNPNPVNSYVLMRDDFNTGNWQPVNSVSGTQNTVTDPAYAAWAATANWRIQTIWNISCTPSIKNPVINVTNLNTSRSNNYKTNNNSVNETSLNDLINISPNPTSGKINVQMSRLENPPAAWAGVQMNIYNIYGECIYQHICTSAHQQIDLSEANSGIYFLQVKTSEGIANKKIVISR; encoded by the coding sequence ATGAAAAAACTTTTACTTATCTTTTTTCTTTTCGTCATTGCCAGCGAAGCGAAGCAATCTCTTGCACAAGGCACTTGGACGCAGAAAGCAAACTTTGGCGGAACGGCAAGATGGTATGCTGTCGGCTTTTCCATCGGCACAAAAGGATACATAGGAACGGGAGATGATGGCAGCGTGCCTTTCAAAAAAGATTTTTGGGAATGGGACCAAAGCACTGATGTATGGACCCAGAAAGCAAATTTTGGCGGAACAGCAAGAAGGAAAGCTGTCGGCTTTTCCATCGGCACAAAAGGATATATAGGAACGGGAGACGCTAACACTGGCGGTTACCAACAGGATTTCTGGGAATGGGACCAAAGTACTAATGTATGGACCCAGAAAACAAACTTTGGCGGAGCGGCAAGAGAGTTTGCTGTAGGGTTTTCCATCGGCACAAAAGGATACATAGGAACGGGATATGATAACTTCTTTGGTCCTCACTATAAGGATTTCTGGGAATGGGACCAAAGTACTGATGTATGGACTCAGAAAGCCGACTTTGGCGGAACGGCAAGATATGTCGCTGTTGGTTTTTCCATCGGCACAAAAGGATATATCGGAACCGGAGATACATCGATTTATGGTGGTGGTTTCAAAAAAGATTTCTGGGAATGGGACCAAAGCACTAATGTATGGACTCAGAAAGCCAACTTTGCCGGAAAAGTAGGAAATAACGCTGTCGCCTTTTCAATCGGCACAAAAGGATATATAGGAACGGGAAGGGATACCGCTGGCATTGACACACAGGATTTCTGGGAATGGGACCAAAGCGCTAATGTATGGACCCAGAAAACAAACTTTGGCTCTACGGCAAGAGAGTTTGCTGTCGGCTTTTCCATCGGCACAAAAGGATACATAGGAACAGGAGGGGATGGCAATTATAAAAATGATTTTTGGGAATATAATTCTTCTTGTGGCACCACTCTTCCCTCCATCTGCCTTATTACCGTTGATTCCCTTTCACAAAACAACATTATTGTCTGGGAAAAGCAGCCCAATCAATTCATAGATAGTTTTATCATTTACCGCGAAATTCTTACTAACAATTATCAACCCGTTGGAGCAGTGGCTTATGATTCTCTGAGTATGTTTGTAGATACTGTTCGTACATTATATTTTCCGAATACAGGCGACCCTAATGCCGGAACTTACAGATATAAAATTACTGTAAAAGATACCTGCGGCAATTATTCAAACATGAGTTCTTATCATAACACTATTTACATGACTAATAACAGCGGTACTTTTTTCTGGAATTTTTACACCATTGAGGGAAATCCAAATCCTGTAAACAGTTATGTTCTCATGCGGGATGATTTTAATACGGGCAACTGGCAACCTGTTAACAGCGTATCGGGAACACAAAATACTGTAACCGACCCTGCGTATGCGGCTTGGGCAGCCACAGCAAATTGGCGCATACAAACAATCTGGAACATCAGTTGCACTCCTTCAATAAAAAATCCTGTTATCAATGTTACCAACCTTAACACATCCAGATCAAATAATTACAAGACAAATAATAATTCTGTAAATGAAACATCGCTGAATGATTTAATTAACATTTCCCCCAACCCCACGAGCGGAAAAATTAATGTGCAGATGAGCAGATTAGAAAACCCGCCTGCGGCATGGGCAGGTGTGCAGATGAACATCTATAATATATACGGAGAATGTATTTATCAGCATATCTGCACATCCGCACATCAGCAAATTGACCTTAGCGAAGCGAACAGCGGAATTTATTTTCTGCAAGTGAAAACAAGTGAAGGCATAGCAAATAAAAAAATAGTAATTAGTCGTTAG
- a CDS encoding metallophosphoesterase family protein, with translation MTKILLLSDTHNFLNEKVFKYAEPCDQIWHAGDIGTVAVTDALKKIKPLVAVYGNIDGMDVRKEFPLHQRFMCEQVDVWITHIGGSPGRYSPEVKRILDTTNPVGQKPMSHGARLFICGHSHILKVMFDKKHNLLYMNPGAAGNYGLHKVKTLLRFSIAGKEIKDLEVIEIGKL, from the coding sequence ATGACGAAGATTTTACTCCTCTCCGACACACATAATTTTCTTAACGAAAAAGTTTTTAAGTATGCCGAACCCTGCGACCAGATATGGCATGCGGGAGATATCGGCACCGTTGCGGTTACCGATGCGCTGAAAAAAATAAAACCTCTGGTTGCCGTTTACGGAAACATTGACGGAATGGATGTGCGGAAAGAATTCCCCCTGCACCAGCGCTTTATGTGCGAACAGGTGGATGTGTGGATTACGCACATTGGCGGAAGCCCTGGCAGATATTCTCCGGAGGTAAAAAGAATTTTAGACACCACCAACCCCGTTGGACAAAAACCAATGTCCCACGGGGCAAGACTTTTCATCTGCGGGCACTCGCATATTTTAAAAGTGATGTTTGACAAAAAACATAACCTGCTTTATATGAACCCGGGCGCGGCAGGCAACTACGGCTTGCACAAAGTAAAAACCCTTTTGCGCTTTTCCATTGCAGGAAAAGAAATAAAAGACCTTGAAGTGATTGAGATTGGGAAACTGTAA
- a CDS encoding T9SS type A sorting domain-containing protein has translation MPDGSGFAKLLDFTISGTNGNTPYASLISDGTFLYGMTHDGGTNGYGTIFKIMPDGTGFVKLLDFTGANGAAPYVGCSLVSDGTFLYGMTTEGGANWKGNIFKIMPDGTGYFNLLDFTGNANGGSPFGSLISDGTFLYGMTSDDGTFGFGTIFKINACTPSITGNTVLCAGDVTTLTASGGTTYTWSTGSTNASIIVSPVSNTTYTVIATTGTCSATASVTVIVSSQPVISVSNNTTICSGQSTTLCEMCWDLNGNGINDPAEDLNADGNWDELDCVGNGMFYSWSTGATTACIALVPTATTAYNVMVTDANGCTNSDSVTVIVYPAPVLSITSTNATNPTCCDGSATVNVTGGTPNYTYSWSNGCFITSCTGLCSGTYTVTVMDANGCYQTATVTISCPNGIAENNAETDFIISPNPTSGKFNVQMSGFENPPAAWAGVQMNIYNIYGEYIYQHICTSAHPQIDLSSQPSGIYFLHVKTNEGTAVRKIVINK, from the coding sequence ATGCCTGATGGATCAGGATTTGCCAAACTATTGGATTTTACTATATCAGGCACAAACGGAAATACTCCTTATGCTTCTCTTATTTCTGACGGAACCTTTCTTTATGGAATGACACATGATGGCGGAACAAACGGTTACGGAACAATATTTAAAATAATGCCCGATGGAACCGGATTTGTCAAACTACTGGATTTCACAGGCGCAAATGGAGCTGCTCCTTATGTTGGCTGCTCTCTTGTTTCTGATGGAACTTTTCTCTATGGAATGACCACTGAGGGTGGAGCAAACTGGAAGGGAAATATTTTTAAAATAATGCCTGATGGAACAGGATATTTTAACCTGCTTGACTTTACAGGAAACGCAAACGGAGGTTCTCCCTTTGGCTCTCTTATTTCTGACGGAACTTTTCTCTACGGAATGACAAGTGATGATGGCACATTCGGTTTTGGAACAATATTTAAGATTAACGCCTGCACACCATCCATCACAGGCAATACAGTGCTTTGCGCAGGAGATGTTACAACTCTTACGGCATCTGGTGGAACAACCTATACATGGAGCACTGGCAGTACAAACGCTTCTATAATTGTAAGTCCTGTTTCAAACACAACTTATACTGTAATTGCAACAACAGGTACTTGTTCTGCTACGGCAAGTGTTACTGTTATAGTGAGTTCGCAACCGGTAATTTCTGTTTCTAATAATACAACAATATGTTCTGGACAAAGCACAACATTATGTGAAATGTGTTGGGACTTGAACGGTAATGGAATTAATGACCCTGCAGAAGATTTAAATGCCGATGGTAATTGGGATGAACTCGATTGTGTGGGCAATGGAATGTTTTATTCTTGGAGTACGGGTGCCACTACTGCTTGTATTGCTTTAGTTCCTACTGCAACTACAGCATATAATGTTATGGTCACAGACGCTAATGGATGTACGAACAGTGATTCTGTTACTGTTATAGTTTATCCTGCGCCCGTGCTTAGCATAACATCAACCAATGCTACTAACCCAACTTGCTGTGATGGCAGCGCTACTGTAAATGTTACAGGAGGTACTCCCAATTACACGTATTCATGGTCAAACGGATGCTTTATTACTTCTTGCACCGGACTTTGCTCCGGTACTTATACTGTAACTGTTATGGATGCAAACGGATGCTACCAAACTGCTACGGTTACAATCTCATGCCCCAACGGCATAGCCGAGAACAATGCGGAAACAGATTTTATTATTTCCCCCAACCCCACGAGCGGAAAGTTCAATGTGCAGATGAGCGGATTTGAAAACCCGCCTGCGGCATGGGCAGGTGTGCAGATGAACATCTATAATATATACGGAGAATATATTTATCAGCATATCTGCACATCCGCACATCCGCAAATTGATTTGTCTTCACAGCCAAGCGGAATTTATTTTCTGCATGTAAAAACAAACGAGGGAACAGCAGTGAGGAAAATTGTCATCAATAAATAA
- a CDS encoding VWA domain-containing protein yields the protein MYRIDNIEYLYGLALIPVLILLYVLMRLWRKKALKQMGDIEIISQMMPMVSSGKPTLRFILFLIAILFLIFGLVNPQIGSKLEEVKREGSDIVICLDVSNSMMAEDFKPNRLAKATQSIEKLIDKLNNDRIGLIVFAGDAFVQLPITSDYAAAKLFLENVSCDAVPVQGTVISSAIELAMKSFGTEEGKNKSIIIITDGESHEDDAVAAATAAAEKGVVINTIGIGTPEGVPIPVYKNKIQAGYRKDREGNTVITKLNESALREIASVGNGVYIRASQAEIGLLALLERINKLEKKTFDSKMYTDYEDRFQIFIAVALLFLIIESILTERKSLWWERMFKTKE from the coding sequence ATGTACAGGATAGACAACATAGAATATTTATACGGACTCGCGCTCATTCCCGTGCTGATACTTCTTTATGTGCTCATGCGCTTATGGAGAAAAAAAGCGCTGAAACAAATGGGCGACATTGAGATTATTTCGCAAATGATGCCGATGGTTTCATCAGGAAAACCAACCCTGAGATTTATTTTATTTCTTATTGCGATTTTATTTTTGATTTTCGGGTTGGTGAATCCGCAGATCGGCTCCAAACTGGAAGAAGTAAAACGCGAAGGTTCTGATATCGTTATCTGTCTTGACGTTTCCAACAGCATGATGGCAGAAGATTTCAAGCCGAACCGTTTGGCGAAAGCAACACAGTCCATAGAAAAACTCATAGACAAACTGAACAATGACCGAATCGGGTTAATTGTTTTTGCAGGAGATGCGTTTGTGCAGCTTCCCATCACAAGCGATTACGCAGCAGCAAAACTTTTTCTTGAAAACGTCAGTTGCGATGCAGTGCCCGTTCAGGGAACCGTTATCAGTTCAGCCATTGAACTCGCCATGAAATCTTTCGGAACGGAAGAAGGAAAAAATAAATCCATTATAATAATTACAGACGGAGAATCACACGAAGACGATGCGGTGGCTGCTGCTACTGCAGCAGCGGAAAAAGGCGTAGTGATAAATACTATCGGCATCGGCACACCTGAAGGAGTCCCGATTCCTGTTTATAAAAATAAAATTCAGGCGGGATACAGAAAAGACAGGGAAGGCAATACTGTAATAACAAAACTTAACGAAAGCGCCTTACGGGAAATCGCTTCAGTAGGAAACGGTGTTTACATCCGCGCATCGCAGGCTGAAATAGGTTTACTTGCACTCCTTGAACGAATTAATAAACTTGAAAAGAAAACTTTTGATTCAAAGATGTATACCGACTACGAAGACCGATTCCAGATATTCATTGCTGTTGCGCTGTTGTTTCTCATCATTGAATCCATTCTCACCGAAAGAAAAAGCCTTTGGTGGGAACGAATGTTTAAAACGAAAGAATGA
- a CDS encoding cold shock domain-containing protein: MNGIIKKKTEKGFGFIKIEGQDKDLFFHSNSLVGITYDELHEGDNVTFDVEDGAKGKNAVNVKR; the protein is encoded by the coding sequence ATGAACGGCATTATTAAAAAGAAGACAGAAAAAGGTTTTGGTTTCATTAAAATTGAAGGTCAGGACAAAGATTTATTCTTTCACAGCAATTCATTAGTAGGTATCACTTACGATGAGCTTCACGAAGGAGACAATGTTACTTTCGATGTTGAAGATGGCGCCAAGGGAAAGAACGCTGTCAACGTTAAGCGCTAA
- the rho gene encoding transcription termination factor Rho encodes MFDIIELNDKALNELKEIAEKLNIPNFNAMKKQDLIYKILDFQATNPSKTPDKKVTQRRPDDKRPASDKEEDNFIDENNGDDSPASIKEPARTEQSYHETETFSLPVDPVINPSDAKNENSDQTQEVPRQDRKPEINFDGIVIGEGVLEIMPDGYGFLRSSDYQYLNSPDDVYVSQSQIRLFGLKTGDTVSGDIRPPKEGEKYFPLIKVGAINGRDPSYVRDRVPFDHLTPLFPIEKFKLTRPKEQNMSLRVVDLFTPIGKGQRALIVAQPKTGKTVLLKDLANAISENHPEAYLIVLLIDERPEEVTDMARSVNAEVISSTFDEPAERHARIANIVLEKAKRMVECGHDVVILLDSITRLARAYNTLSPSSGKVLSGGVEATALQKPKRFFGAARKIENGGSLTILATALTETGSKMDDVIYEEFKGTGNSEMQLDRKLANKRVYPSIDITASSTRRDDLLVDKETLQRLWILRKHLADMNPLEAMEFIKDRMKNTVSNEEFLVSMNS; translated from the coding sequence ATGTTTGACATCATTGAACTAAACGACAAAGCTTTGAACGAACTCAAAGAGATTGCCGAAAAACTCAACATCCCGAATTTTAACGCGATGAAGAAGCAAGACCTTATCTACAAAATTCTTGACTTTCAGGCAACCAACCCATCCAAAACGCCCGACAAAAAAGTGACGCAGCGCAGACCGGATGACAAAAGACCTGCTTCTGATAAAGAAGAGGATAATTTCATTGATGAAAATAACGGAGACGACTCCCCTGCTTCTATCAAAGAGCCCGCGCGCACAGAGCAATCGTATCACGAAACGGAAACTTTTTCTCTGCCTGTTGACCCGGTGATAAATCCGAGCGATGCGAAGAATGAAAATTCTGACCAGACGCAGGAAGTACCGCGGCAGGACAGAAAACCTGAAATTAATTTTGACGGCATTGTGATTGGCGAAGGCGTATTGGAGATCATGCCTGATGGCTATGGTTTTTTGCGCTCTTCCGATTATCAGTATTTGAATTCTCCCGATGATGTGTATGTATCGCAGTCGCAGATCCGTTTGTTCGGACTAAAAACAGGCGATACGGTATCGGGCGACATTCGCCCACCGAAAGAAGGCGAAAAATATTTTCCGCTCATTAAAGTGGGAGCCATCAACGGTCGCGACCCATCGTATGTGCGCGACCGCGTTCCGTTTGATCACCTCACGCCTCTTTTCCCTATAGAAAAATTCAAACTCACCCGCCCTAAAGAACAAAACATGTCTTTGCGCGTGGTGGATTTATTCACGCCCATAGGAAAAGGACAACGCGCTTTGATTGTCGCCCAGCCGAAAACAGGTAAAACCGTTCTGCTGAAAGATCTGGCAAACGCGATTTCAGAAAACCACCCTGAAGCATATCTCATCGTACTGCTGATTGACGAGCGCCCCGAAGAAGTTACTGATATGGCGCGAAGCGTTAACGCAGAAGTTATTTCTTCCACATTTGACGAACCGGCAGAGCGCCACGCGCGCATAGCAAATATTGTTTTAGAAAAAGCAAAACGCATGGTGGAGTGCGGACACGATGTGGTGATTCTTCTTGACTCTATCACACGCCTTGCCCGTGCCTACAACACACTTTCTCCTTCATCAGGAAAAGTTTTGTCGGGTGGTGTGGAGGCAACTGCTCTGCAAAAACCAAAACGCTTTTTTGGAGCTGCACGGAAAATTGAGAATGGCGGGTCGCTCACCATTCTTGCCACAGCACTCACAGAAACAGGTTCTAAAATGGATGATGTCATCTATGAGGAATTCAAAGGAACAGGAAACAGTGAAATGCAGCTGGACAGAAAACTTGCCAACAAACGAGTTTATCCTTCTATAGACATCACCGCATCGAGCACACGCAGAGACGATTTGCTGGTTGACAAAGAAACGCTTCAGCGCCTGTGGATACTGCGCAAGCACCTTGCCGATATGAATCCGCTTGAAGCCATGGAGTTCATCAAGGACAGAATGAAGAACACGGTGAGCAATGAGGAGTTTTTAGTTTCGATGAACAGCTAA
- a CDS encoding DUF4199 domain-containing protein: MNSTIKYSLLASALMIFCKLGVYFTHSQFTTFGIYSGLIGLLLISIPLVMAIRNRKEELNGYITLKEVMKTALGISVVTALIVSIFTYLYFMFLDHETAPQIISQTVEFMHTANKPQSEIDLAIVSIQEFYTPLKQATGVLTGVLIAGLILSFISSAFLVKNPPATN; the protein is encoded by the coding sequence TTGAACTCTACTATCAAATACTCTTTACTCGCCTCTGCTCTGATGATTTTCTGCAAACTCGGAGTTTATTTTACACATTCCCAATTCACCACATTCGGAATTTATTCAGGACTGATCGGTCTTTTACTGATTTCCATTCCTCTTGTTATGGCTATAAGAAACCGAAAAGAAGAACTGAACGGATACATCACGCTGAAAGAAGTAATGAAAACCGCTTTGGGTATTTCAGTGGTCACTGCGCTTATCGTTTCGATATTCACTTATCTCTACTTCATGTTCCTTGACCACGAAACGGCACCACAGATAATTTCACAGACAGTAGAATTTATGCACACGGCAAACAAACCGCAAAGTGAAATTGATTTAGCCATTGTTTCGATTCAGGAATTTTACACGCCTCTGAAACAGGCAACGGGTGTGCTTACAGGAGTTTTGATTGCAGGACTGATACTTTCTTTTATTTCATCAGCTTTCCTGGTGAAGAATCCACCTGCCACTAATTAG
- a CDS encoding protein BatD: MNNTKKYFFLLLALLTSCVLFAQKFTASVNKNKVTVGEVFQLDFTINASGKSFTPPSFNDFNVYSGPNQSSSVQIVNGSMSQSITLSYYLAAKKEGTFTIGAASITVGTNTLQSNPISIEVVKGNTQAQTQTQSGNQNQTRAQATSDNLFARTIVSKSKVYAGEQITITHKVYTRMNLKGFQDVKFPSYNGFWAQEVGRNAQYEVTTENIGGVAYNVVEVKKAFLFAQRSGKIEIEPMEVQCVVREKSGKRNDPFEQFFGNDPFFGGMSSYKDVLYTVKSNAVTIDVTPLPEATKPADFPGAVGNFSINAAIDKDKVKANEGINLKITISGKGNLKLIDAPKMTFPDEFETYDPKTNENISVSEGGVTGSKTFEYLLIPRHEGIYKIQPNDFNYFDADKKTYVKLPSKEFTITVEKGEGGTSATMPSISSVVKEDVKMVGNDIRYIKTGDIILTKKGEYFFGSSGFIAGFGVPPLLFLVFLLLRREHIKRNSDLVLVKKRRASRIAKKQLAKAERSMKENDKENFFVNVLSALYNYTGNKMNIPVAELSKEKVVEVLKEKNVAEETIHELVTLLDECEFARYAPGLQSGNLNEVYSRAENIITKIEDAI, translated from the coding sequence ATGAACAACACAAAAAAATATTTCTTCCTCTTATTAGCTCTGCTGACAAGTTGTGTTTTGTTCGCTCAGAAATTCACTGCATCGGTAAATAAAAACAAAGTAACAGTTGGAGAAGTATTTCAGCTGGACTTCACCATTAACGCAAGCGGAAAAAGTTTCACGCCACCCTCATTCAACGATTTCAATGTGTATTCGGGACCGAATCAATCTTCCAGTGTGCAGATAGTTAACGGAAGCATGAGCCAGTCCATCACCCTCTCGTACTATCTCGCGGCAAAAAAAGAAGGAACATTCACTATTGGCGCTGCAAGCATCACGGTCGGAACTAATACATTGCAATCTAATCCTATCAGCATAGAAGTCGTAAAAGGAAACACACAGGCGCAAACACAAACTCAAAGCGGAAATCAGAATCAAACCAGAGCGCAGGCAACCAGCGATAATCTTTTCGCGAGAACTATTGTAAGCAAATCAAAAGTGTATGCAGGAGAGCAAATCACCATCACGCACAAAGTGTACACACGCATGAACCTGAAAGGATTTCAGGACGTTAAGTTTCCTTCTTATAACGGGTTCTGGGCGCAGGAAGTAGGAAGAAATGCCCAATATGAAGTTACCACTGAAAATATTGGAGGAGTCGCCTACAATGTGGTGGAAGTAAAAAAAGCATTTCTGTTTGCTCAGCGAAGCGGCAAGATTGAAATTGAGCCGATGGAAGTTCAGTGTGTAGTGCGCGAGAAATCCGGAAAAAGAAACGACCCCTTTGAACAATTCTTCGGCAACGACCCGTTCTTCGGTGGAATGAGTTCATATAAAGATGTTCTTTACACAGTAAAAAGCAATGCAGTAACAATAGATGTAACTCCGCTTCCTGAAGCAACCAAGCCGGCAGATTTTCCGGGAGCGGTTGGAAATTTTTCCATCAACGCTGCGATTGACAAAGACAAAGTGAAAGCCAATGAAGGAATCAATCTCAAGATAACTATTTCCGGAAAAGGAAATCTCAAACTGATCGATGCGCCCAAGATGACCTTCCCCGATGAGTTTGAAACGTATGACCCCAAGACAAATGAAAATATTTCGGTAAGCGAAGGAGGAGTGACAGGAAGCAAAACATTTGAATACCTCCTCATTCCCCGGCACGAAGGCATTTACAAAATCCAGCCGAACGATTTCAATTACTTTGATGCTGATAAAAAAACCTATGTAAAACTTCCGTCAAAAGAATTTACCATCACTGTGGAGAAAGGCGAAGGCGGGACCTCTGCAACAATGCCTTCCATTTCTAGCGTTGTGAAAGAAGATGTAAAAATGGTGGGCAACGACATACGCTACATCAAAACAGGAGACATCATCCTCACAAAGAAAGGAGAATACTTTTTCGGTTCGTCAGGTTTCATAGCGGGATTTGGGGTGCCTCCCTTGCTCTTTCTTGTGTTCCTGCTTTTGAGGAGAGAACATATTAAAAGGAACAGCGATTTGGTTTTAGTGAAGAAGAGAAGAGCAAGCCGCATCGCAAAAAAACAACTGGCAAAAGCAGAAAGGTCAATGAAGGAAAATGACAAAGAAAATTTCTTCGTGAATGTTCTGTCAGCGCTGTATAATTACACAGGCAACAAGATGAACATACCGGTGGCAGAACTCTCAAAAGAAAAAGTGGTGGAAGTGCTGAAAGAAAAAAATGTGGCAGAAGAAACCATCCATGAACTTGTAACCCTTTTGGATGAATGTGAATTCGCAAGATACGCACCCGGACTGCAATCAGGAAATCTGAATGAAGTTTATTCGAGAGCAGAAAACATCATAACAAAAATTGAAGATGCAATATAG
- a CDS encoding VWA domain-containing protein: MSFAQPMLLWLLVLIPILVFFYIFRNNFSEFKISSFDNFSSIGKSYKEYLKHFMFTMKMIAVGLLIVVLARPQSKTSWKNITTEGIDIVLSMDISASMLAKDFKPNRVEAAKEVAIDFIDARPNDRIGLVVFSGESFTQCPLTTDHAIIKNLMGGIHTGMVADGTAIGMGLATSVSRIKDSKAKSKVIILLTDGVNNMGAVAPQTAADIAKAFGIRVYTIGVGTQGKAYAPVAMYPNGQYVFDYVPVEIDEKMLGNIADMTGGKYFRATSTDKLSAIYKEIDRMEKTIVEERKHTRRTEEFFPFALAAGILLLLDFILKNTLLRTLP; the protein is encoded by the coding sequence ATATCTTTTGCGCAACCGATGCTCTTGTGGTTATTGGTTCTGATTCCAATTTTAGTGTTTTTCTATATATTCAGAAATAATTTCAGCGAGTTCAAAATTTCTTCTTTTGATAATTTTTCAAGCATAGGAAAATCATACAAAGAATACCTGAAGCATTTTATGTTTACGATGAAGATGATTGCAGTGGGATTGCTGATTGTTGTCCTTGCGCGGCCGCAATCAAAAACTTCCTGGAAAAACATTACTACAGAAGGTATTGACATCGTTCTCTCTATGGATATTTCTGCCAGCATGCTTGCAAAAGACTTTAAGCCAAACCGCGTTGAAGCAGCAAAGGAAGTTGCCATTGATTTTATTGATGCGCGCCCAAATGACAGAATAGGATTGGTAGTTTTCAGCGGAGAGAGTTTCACGCAATGCCCTCTCACCACCGACCACGCCATCATTAAAAATTTGATGGGCGGTATTCACACAGGAATGGTAGCAGACGGAACTGCCATCGGAATGGGGCTTGCCACTTCCGTAAGCAGGATAAAAGACAGCAAGGCAAAAAGCAAAGTCATCATACTTCTCACGGATGGAGTGAACAACATGGGCGCAGTGGCTCCTCAAACAGCAGCAGACATTGCAAAAGCATTTGGCATTCGGGTTTATACAATCGGTGTCGGCACACAAGGGAAAGCATATGCACCCGTGGCGATGTATCCGAACGGACAATATGTTTTTGATTATGTGCCTGTAGAAATTGACGAAAAGATGCTCGGCAACATTGCAGACATGACGGGAGGAAAATATTTTCGTGCAACCAGCACCGATAAACTTTCCGCTATTTACAAAGAGATAGACAGAATGGAAAAAACAATTGTGGAAGAACGGAAACACACGCGCAGAACAGAAGAATTTTTTCCCTTCGCGCTGGCGGCAGGAATTTTGCTGTTACTGGATTTTATATTAAAAAATACTTTACTAAGAACTTTGCCATAG
- a CDS encoding tetratricopeptide repeat protein — MAFAQDDERKLVREGNTLYKDKKYADAQKNYLDALGKQSNSYRGAFNLGDSYYKQGKYKEATEQFEMLTARKTSDDTLSKVFHNLGNSYLKQKEFEKSVNAYKNAMKKNDSDEETRYNLAYAQKMLQQQQQQQKQDKDKKDKDKKDQDKKDKDKKDDKKKDQKKDQKQEQQQQQNISKEDAQRLLEAMNNDEKKLRDKMNEKKVKAARGQIEKDW; from the coding sequence ATCGCGTTTGCGCAAGACGATGAACGAAAACTTGTTCGCGAAGGAAATACATTGTACAAGGACAAAAAATATGCCGATGCTCAAAAGAATTATCTTGACGCGCTCGGCAAGCAGTCAAATTCTTACAGAGGGGCTTTCAATCTTGGGGATTCGTATTATAAGCAGGGAAAATACAAAGAAGCCACCGAGCAGTTTGAAATGCTCACCGCAAGAAAAACGAGCGATGATACTCTTTCAAAAGTATTTCACAATCTCGGCAACTCGTATCTGAAGCAAAAGGAATTTGAGAAAAGCGTTAACGCGTATAAAAACGCGATGAAGAAAAATGATTCCGATGAAGAAACGAGATACAATCTTGCCTATGCACAGAAGATGCTGCAGCAGCAGCAACAGCAGCAAAAACAGGATAAAGACAAAAAAGATAAAGATAAAAAGGACCAGGATAAAAAAGACAAAGACAAAAAAGACGACAAGAAGAAAGATCAGAAAAAAGACCAGAAGCAGGAACAACAGCAGCAGCAAAATATTTCTAAAGAAGACGCGCAGCGATTACTGGAAGCAATGAACAACGATGAAAAAAAATTGCGCGACAAGATGAACGAGAAAAAAGTAAAAGCAGCGCGCGGGCAAATAGAAAAAGACTGGTAA